From Nitratidesulfovibrio vulgaris str. Hildenborough, a single genomic window includes:
- a CDS encoding ExbD/TolR family protein translates to MRHATRRAFSRRMAEEPDITPLLDVVFILLLFFVLAATFTVRGMDLDLPPAQSGKAVSGKVKELRLDNRGTLTCDGVVLGEEGLVALVRSNADHGRGTGARLVLKASGEAPVAALLRVVDTVRANGGQQLVIATSPAVAGGSDSPDTP, encoded by the coding sequence ATGCGCCACGCGACTAGACGCGCCTTCTCGCGCCGCATGGCCGAAGAACCCGACATCACCCCCCTGCTGGACGTGGTGTTCATCCTGCTGCTGTTCTTCGTGCTTGCGGCCACGTTCACCGTGCGCGGCATGGACCTCGACCTGCCGCCCGCGCAATCGGGCAAGGCCGTTTCCGGCAAGGTCAAGGAATTGCGCCTCGACAACCGGGGCACGCTCACCTGTGACGGCGTGGTGCTTGGCGAGGAAGGGCTGGTCGCCCTTGTCCGCAGCAACGCCGACCATGGCAGGGGCACGGGTGCGCGCCTCGTCCTCAAGGCATCGGGAGAGGCACCGGTCGCCGCGCTGTTGCGGGTCGTCGATACGGTACGGGCCAATGGCGGGCAGCAACTCGTCATCGCAACGTCCCCCGCGGTAGCGGGCGGCAGTGACAGCCCCGACACACCATGA
- a CDS encoding energy transducer TonB family protein: protein MTPAERFAACLAVSGFVHFVATGLHATADPATFERAVSIVCDLAPPEAVVRFGDATFTGEADATDGKATEDEARKAMRRYLHDVSDAIHARRLTTPGTSGCLGTAWVSFAILPDGRFMQATLTTSSGNRVLDGAAVEAVRRASGAVARPRSTGSGTIALVLPVKFQLGL, encoded by the coding sequence ATGACCCCCGCCGAACGTTTCGCCGCCTGCCTTGCCGTGTCGGGCTTCGTGCATTTCGTGGCTACGGGGCTGCACGCCACCGCCGACCCTGCAACCTTCGAACGGGCGGTCTCCATCGTCTGCGACCTCGCACCACCGGAAGCCGTCGTCAGATTCGGAGACGCCACCTTCACCGGAGAGGCGGACGCGACCGACGGCAAGGCCACCGAGGATGAAGCGCGCAAGGCCATGCGCCGCTACCTGCATGACGTGAGCGACGCCATCCACGCCCGTCGCCTGACCACCCCCGGCACCTCAGGCTGTCTCGGCACGGCATGGGTGAGTTTTGCCATCCTCCCCGACGGCAGGTTCATGCAGGCAACACTGACCACCTCGTCGGGCAACCGCGTGCTTGACGGTGCGGCAGTGGAAGCCGTGCGCCGCGCCAGCGGTGCCGTGGCCCGTCCGCGTTCCACCGGAAGCGGCACCATCGCCCTTGTCCTGCCCGTCAAGTTCCAGTTGGGACTGTAG
- a CDS encoding formate dehydrogenase subunit gamma cytochrome c-553 yields the protein MRYLVISLFAVSLLMAGSALVGNAADAAKAPKKAIELKHGTSKRMHVMFNHTTHKDIACEQCHHDSPAPDKPYASCTDNDCHATPGPRERDTMSMFVAYHAKDTDRSCYGCHKKMAAQHPEFTGCRPCHMSQQARKEAAASEKK from the coding sequence ATGAGATACCTGGTCATCTCCCTGTTTGCCGTATCGTTGCTCATGGCGGGGTCGGCGCTGGTCGGCAACGCCGCCGATGCAGCCAAGGCCCCCAAGAAGGCCATAGAACTCAAACATGGCACCTCCAAGCGGATGCACGTGATGTTCAACCACACCACGCACAAGGACATCGCCTGTGAACAGTGCCATCATGACAGTCCCGCGCCCGACAAGCCCTATGCGTCGTGTACGGACAACGACTGCCATGCCACACCCGGCCCCCGTGAACGCGATACCATGAGCATGTTCGTGGCCTACCACGCCAAGGACACCGACCGCTCATGCTACGGTTGCCACAAGAAGATGGCGGCGCAGCATCCCGAGTTCACAGGATGCCGTCCCTGCCACATGAGCCAGCAGGCCCGCAAGGAGGCCGCGGCGTCCGAGAAGAAATAG
- a CDS encoding formate dehydrogenase accessory protein FdhE → MAANCQNVAETVQDVLARRPVLEPVLRAFEPLLSAGESMTVALSQTLRDAGLHLPALEGERARQGVSLLAGVALPGIAAPMRDVAGVLLPLMGGMQAVAPHMEALQAFFLCPVEPGREDARDALAEAMLAGRSADAIAEACGVDADVLTFVTGFVLSPVLHALVAVSMPESGEAPWDEGGAWQEGYCPVCGAFPTIGWLDRPMLDEKNAYLAGGGGKKHLHCSMCGADWKFLRGACPSCGKDASGTMEILRESEAAHGERLDWCTRCKSYCPTVDLREREAVPNLDALALGMMHLDMVAARRQLRPLRPSFWNVY, encoded by the coding sequence ATGGCCGCAAACTGCCAGAACGTAGCGGAAACCGTGCAGGATGTGCTTGCGCGCCGTCCTGTCCTCGAACCTGTGTTGCGGGCTTTCGAACCCCTGCTTTCGGCCGGAGAGTCGATGACCGTCGCCCTGTCGCAGACCCTGCGTGATGCGGGGCTGCACCTGCCCGCCCTTGAGGGCGAACGCGCACGGCAGGGGGTATCACTGCTGGCGGGAGTCGCCTTGCCCGGCATCGCGGCACCCATGCGTGATGTCGCAGGCGTACTGTTGCCGCTCATGGGCGGAATGCAGGCGGTGGCACCCCACATGGAGGCGTTGCAGGCGTTCTTTCTGTGTCCTGTCGAACCGGGACGCGAGGATGCCCGTGATGCGCTGGCCGAAGCGATGCTGGCGGGCAGGTCTGCCGATGCCATCGCCGAAGCCTGTGGGGTGGACGCCGACGTGCTCACCTTCGTGACGGGGTTCGTGCTGTCTCCGGTGCTGCACGCACTGGTCGCCGTGTCGATGCCCGAATCGGGAGAGGCCCCGTGGGACGAGGGCGGTGCATGGCAGGAGGGCTATTGCCCGGTGTGCGGTGCCTTTCCGACTATCGGCTGGCTGGACAGGCCCATGCTTGACGAAAAGAACGCCTACCTCGCCGGTGGCGGCGGCAAGAAGCATCTGCATTGCTCCATGTGCGGCGCAGACTGGAAGTTCCTGCGGGGGGCGTGTCCCTCGTGCGGGAAGGACGCCAGCGGCACCATGGAGATTCTGCGGGAAAGCGAAGCCGCCCATGGCGAGAGACTGGACTGGTGTACCCGATGCAAGAGCTATTGCCCCACAGTGGACCTGCGCGAACGCGAGGCCGTCCCCAATCTGGACGCACTGGCGCTGGGCATGATGCATCTGGACATGGTGGCGGCGCGCAGGCAACTGCGTCCGCTCAGACCATCCTTCTGGAATGTGTATTGA
- a CDS encoding formate dehydrogenase 2 subunit beta (cytochrome c-553), which produces MPKAFLIDTTRCTACRGCQLACKEWHDLPANVTKQRGSHQNPPDLNPNNLKIVRFNERMNEKGVVIWNFFPDQCRHCVTPVCVDVADMAVPGAMIKDKKTGAVLATEKSAKLSPADAKAVAEACPYNIPRIDPKTKRITKCDMCFDRVSAGMQPICVKTCPTGTMAFGERDEMLALAEKRLADAKTRFPKAHLVDVEDVSVIYLLAEEKEHYYEYAGFM; this is translated from the coding sequence ATGCCGAAGGCTTTTTTGATTGATACGACCAGATGCACGGCATGCCGCGGCTGTCAGTTGGCCTGTAAGGAATGGCACGATCTGCCCGCCAACGTCACCAAGCAGCGCGGTTCGCACCAGAACCCCCCCGACCTCAACCCCAACAATCTCAAGATCGTCCGCTTCAACGAGCGGATGAACGAGAAGGGGGTGGTCATCTGGAACTTCTTCCCCGACCAGTGCAGGCACTGTGTCACCCCCGTGTGCGTCGACGTGGCCGACATGGCCGTTCCCGGCGCCATGATCAAGGACAAGAAGACCGGCGCGGTGCTTGCCACCGAGAAGTCGGCCAAGCTCAGCCCTGCGGATGCCAAGGCCGTGGCCGAGGCGTGCCCCTACAACATCCCGCGCATCGACCCCAAGACCAAGCGCATCACCAAGTGCGACATGTGCTTCGACCGTGTCTCCGCTGGGATGCAGCCCATCTGCGTGAAGACCTGCCCCACCGGTACCATGGCCTTCGGTGAGCGGGACGAGATGCTCGCCCTCGCCGAGAAGCGGCTTGCGGATGCCAAGACGCGCTTCCCCAAGGCGCATCTGGTCGATGTGGAGGACGTGAGCGTCATCTACCTGCTGGCAGAGGAGAAGGAACACTACTACGAATACGCAGGGTTCATGTAG